The genomic DNA acaaaaatggaaatatatatttagtgatGAAGATAAATGGAGTTTTGTAGGTCTCGTTTACTTTATGGATTGGTGAACTTGACCAAAGATGTCAGGACAATCATCCCAACGACCAGAATCTCGAGCTTCCCAATAACCTCCATTGTATTTGTAACTCTCACTTCCTTTCTCTTGTCTAAACCACTTTGGTTTCCAACCACTCTCTTGCATCTCTCTCGCTTGTCTTTGTCTCTGTTCCAACCTCAACTTCTCCGCGTTCCCCATTTCAAACTATCCCTTCTCCAAATACCTCTGGTCTGGTCTAAGTCTTGAATCTGTTGGTGGCAACTTCTCCTTTAAACCAGGCGTGAGCTCGTTCAACGTGATCCCAAACCTTGTTAGATTATACTTTGTCGGGTTTTCGGAAGGTTTGTTTCGTTTCCACAGAAGATGAGATTCACTCACCTTTACTTGATTCACCAACACATAGTGCATACTCTCATCCCATTTCCCAAACAACTTAGCCACTGTTTTCCCATTTTTGTCTTCTACTACACCTTGAACTTGATGTGGATTTCTATCGATCATGGACTGTTCCTTGAATTTAAGTTTACATGAGTATTCACCGTTACCTTCTATCCGCATTGTTCCGTAGTGATCACAGTACAGTTTACCGAGTATGAGATTGTATATTGATGTAGTCACCTATATTTTGAGCATAAGTGTATAAGCATTTCATATCATgcacatatgtttttttctatctatAAAGAAAGATTCATATACCTTACTCCACTGAAAAGTTTCACCATCATCAAATTGCAAAGTCAACAAACCAATAGGATCTAGCTGAATTGATCGACCCCAAAACTTGCTTTTCAAGTTGCTATCTCCCCAAAATTCCCATCCGGTTCCATCACAATGGCATGCCACAATCATAGGATGATGACTCACCtaacaacaaaattcacaaGAGAAatgttatgtatatttttatcttcACCAAAATTTAATAAGTGAAGCTGttcatgtaaaaaaacaaaccttttcaGAGAAAAATCGAAGGCCTTTATCAGGATAGTCAGCCTCGTATGTTTCCCCTAACATTGGATTAAAAGGTTTGCAAATTCTTCCTTCGGTTGATGCATAACCAGATACAGCAAAGGCAGCTACATTCAGAATCCTCATCAGGTTATCGCCCTGAGAAGGTTCATTTGATGTTGGCAAAACCATGAGACTACCATAAAAGAATCTAAATAATATTTGCTCATCTACAGATTTTTATTATACCTTTTTCCCCCATTCAGATGCTTGATCAAGAAGATATGAATACTCCAAATCCTCAAAGCATTTCTGTAGAGAAGATAGTGGCTCATTGAAGTAAACAGGAAGACATACTTTTGTAAGATCCTTGCCAATGTTGTCTTTGATCATTGACCAAAGGCTAACACTCTTCTCTTTTTCAACTGGATCAGGTAATCTCTTTCGTCGTTTGACATGAGGATAGTTAAATCCAATAGACTTGATAGAAGGATCAAGATCATCTTCTGATGACTCAAAACCATTATTAACTCCATCATCATCTGAGGAGAAGGAAGATGTACGAAAAGCGGATCCAATACTTTTGAATGAACTTGAAGAAAGAGAGTCACACGTATCAATT from Camelina sativa cultivar DH55 chromosome 7, Cs, whole genome shotgun sequence includes the following:
- the LOC104700371 gene encoding oxysterol-binding protein-related protein 1A-like, which translates into the protein MHPFCCVSTVSDHSSSTLLPEQPSFSMYATTTPETPFGSARSQPVITRSASQRYNHPGPSNHHHLLHSLSFNHQNVFVSDQQVLLALPPAAREAPVDVKINDIAGNSISGILYKWVNYGKGWRPRWFVLQDGVLSYYKIHGPDKIVVVRETEKGSRVIGDESTRMISRNNRHAGSSANHQLRRKPFGEVHLKVSSIRESRSDDKRFSIFTGTKRLHLRAETREDRTAWMEALQAVKDMFPRMSNCELMAPTNSLDISIEKLRLRLVEEGVSESAIQDCEQITRSEFSAVQSQLFLLKQKQWLLIDTLRQLETEKVDLENTVVDETQRQTDNGDSGTISESEDDNEQFDEAEEEIDTCDSLSSSSFKSIGSAFRTSSFSSDDDGVNNGFESSEDDLDPSIKSIGFNYPHVKRRKRLPDPVEKEKSVSLWSMIKDNIGKDLTKVCLPVYFNEPLSSLQKCFEDLEYSYLLDQASEWGKKGDNLMRILNVAAFAVSGYASTEGRICKPFNPMLGETYEADYPDKGLRFFSEKVSHHPMIVACHCDGTGWEFWGDSNLKSKFWGRSIQLDPIGLLTLQFDDGETFQWSKVTTSIYNLILGKLYCDHYGTMRIEGNGEYSCKLKFKEQSMIDRNPHQVQGVVEDKNGKTVAKLFGKWDESMHYVLVNQVKVSESHLLWKRNKPSENPTKYNLTRFGITLNELTPGLKEKLPPTDSRLRPDQRYLEKG